Proteins encoded together in one Carassius auratus strain Wakin chromosome 32, ASM336829v1, whole genome shotgun sequence window:
- the LOC113052291 gene encoding F-box only protein 22-like gives MTSGSASVWRVRCEKRIRVKMEGDAVSPNIFGQSKAGYVLSNVAEVVERILTFVPTKNLLRIASVCRLWRNCARRVLRTQQRLTWLSASGSSIYEEHVLLRTMAEDLEKIYLLPQTALLMVDGENFSWPFSYTHKKARKCEDEVESNPVEKLRRLLPSTCDVLGIVASGIVVTPSGSPSSPPEEHEDGEAGFSLLFPAMDGVTIRPFHFCKKSLSESAMEEAGLINNPDLKVVLMFDYETWKAGGRCFLKKLLEPLSQNKVLIVGGQVERTFSNNTTCCSPGSFGAVGLTFSGSKIQGASVLVDQDVSSSKAAEATIQRLKAANIPERNTMGFMFACVGRGHNSYNNERNVEASAFRKIFSNIPLLGFFGNGEIGCDRIVKESYTLSETDAEGLQHSFTTVMSLVHFG, from the exons ATGACTTCCGGTTCCGCCTCCGTGTGGAGGGTCAGATGCGAGAAGAGGATCCGTGTGAAAATGGAAGGGGATGCAGTTTCTCCAAACATTTTTGGGCAAAGTAAAGCTGGATATGTCCTAAGTAATGTTGCCGAGGTCGTGGAGAGGATTTTGACATTTGTCCCGACTAAAAATCTCCTCCGGATAGCAAG TGTGTGCAGGCTATGGAGGAATTGTGCACGCCGAGTCCTGAGGACGCAGCAGAGACTGACCTGGCTCTCAGCTTCTGGCTCATCCATATACGAGGAGCATGTTTTGCTTAGGACTATGGCAGAAGACTTGGAG AAGATCTATCTGCTGCCCCAGACAGCTCTCTTAATGGTGGATGGAGAAAACTTCAGTTGGCCTTTTagttacacacacaaaaagg CCAGGAAGTGTGAGGATGAAGTAGAGTCAAACCCTGTTGAGAAGCTGCGACGCTTGCTGCCGAGCACTTGTGATGTACTAGGCATTGTCGCATCAGGAATTGTGG TGACCCCCAGTGGTTCACCCAGCAGCCCCCCAGAAGAGCACGAAGATGGTGAAGCTGGCTTCAGTCTGCTTTTTCCTGCCATGGATGGGGTCACCATCCGGCCTTTTCACTTCTGCAAAAAGAGCCTCAGTGAATCGGCAATGGAGGAAGCAG GGTTGATCAATAACCCTGATCTAAAAGTGGTGCTGATGTTTGACTACGAGACCTGGAAAGCTGGAGGGCGCTGCTTTCTTAAAAAGTTACTGGAACCTCTTTCTCAGAATAAAGTACTTATTGTTGGAGGACAAGTTGAGAGGACCTTTTCCAATAACACAACCTG CTGTTCTCCAGGCTCTTTTGGGGCAGTAGGACTGACCTTCAGTGGCTCCAAGATCCAGGGTGCCTCAGTGCTGGTGGACCAGGACGTAAGCAGCTCGAAAGCAGCAGAGGCCACTATCCAGCGGCTGAAGGCTGCTAATATCCCAGAGAGAAACACCATGGGCTTCATGTTTGCCTGTGTGGGCCGTGGCCACAACAGCTACAATAACGAGCGTAATGTGGAGGCCAGCGCTTTCCGGAAGATCTTCTCCAACATTCCTCTCTTGGGATTCTTTGGTAACGGGGAGATCGGCTGCGACCGTATTGTCAAAGAGAGCTACACCTTGAGCGAGACAGATGCTGAGGGACTACAGCACTCTTTTACTACAGTCATGAGTCTGGTGCATTTTGGCTAA
- the LOC113052292 gene encoding tropomyosin alpha-1 chain → MDAIKKKMQMLKLDKENALDRAEQAEADKKGSEDRSKQLEDDLVALQKKLKATEDELDKYSEALKEAQEKLELAEKTATDAEGDVASLNRRIQLVEEELDRAQERLATALQKLEEAEKAADESERGMKVIENRALKDEEKMELQEIQLKEAKHIAEEADRKYEEVARKLVIVEGELERTEERAELNESKCSELEEELKTVTNTMKSLEAQAEKYSAKEDKYEEEIKVLTDKLKEAETRAEFAERSVAKLEKTIDDLEDELYAQKLKYKAISEELDHALNDMTSI, encoded by the exons ATGGATGCCATTAAGAAGAAGATGCAGATGCTCAAGCTCGACAAGGAGAATGCCTTGGACAGAGCAGAGCAGGCTGAGGCCGATAAGAAGGGATCAGAGGACAGAAGCAAGCAG CTCGAGGATGACCTGGTCGCCCTGCAGAAGAAGCTGAAGGCAACTGAGGATGAGTTGGACAAATACTCAGAAGCCCTGAAGGAGGCTCAGGAGAAACTGGAGCTGGCTGAGAAGACAGCTACCGAT GCTGAGGGTGACGTCGCCTCCCTGAACAGACGCATCCAGCTGGTTGAGGAGGAGTTGGATCGCGCTCAGGAGCGTCTGGCCACTGCTCTGCAGAAGCTGGAGGAGGCTGAGAAGGCTGCTGATGAGAGTGAGAG aggcaTGAAGGTGATTGAGAACAGGGCCCTGAAGGATGAGGAGAAGATGGAGCTGCAGGAGATCCAGTTGAAGGAGGCCAAGCACATTGCTGAGGAGGCCGACCGCAAGTATGAGGAG GTGGCCCGTAAGCTGGTGATTGTTGAGGGTGAGCTGGAGCGTACTGAGGAGCGTGCTGAGCTCAATGAgag TAAGTGCTCTGAGCTGGAGGAGGAGTTGAAAACTGTGACCAACACCATGAAGTCCCTGGAAGCCCAGGCTGAGAAG TACTCTGCTAAGGAGGACAAATATGAGGAGGAGATCAAGGTCTTGACTGACAAACTGAAGGAG GCTGAGACTCGTGCTGAGTTTGCTGAGAGATCAGTCGCCAAGCTTGAGAAGACCATTGATGATCTGGAGG ATGAATTGTATGCTCAGAAACTCAAGTACAAAGCCATCAGCGAGGAGCTGGACCACGCTCTCAACGACATGACCTCCAT ttaa